A region of the Culex quinquefasciatus strain JHB chromosome 1, VPISU_Cqui_1.0_pri_paternal, whole genome shotgun sequence genome:
cattttttttttttgagtttgaaaattatgctattttttcactaaaatgccaataactccctttagatttaaccaattgggatgctttttcctgtattttttgcatttttcaagccctttcagatgcattttaaattttgaaattaaattgaattttgcctaagttatagccttttaaagatttttgacgtttttgaaccaccAAACTTTgcgtcccgatttgccccactttccgttgacctagagtgctcatattttggccagatgctagttttatatgtacaaacaacccctgaaaatttcaggcagattggtgaggtccaaacgaagtcccatacaaaggggtatgccttgttcgtggactcgctattaaatgaataataatttttaatccaatgttattcaaataatttcatattaataatcaaaaaaatcttattaatacatttctttaattttagaaaaaaaatcattgaaactgttaaaaaaacaagaaacgaaaacaaataaaatgaaaccaTCCAATgtaaaattatagaatttcatgtttgatataaaacatatttcacAAAGTATCTTTAAGTCACTGCGGCCAACTGCGggaaatcgggactgcagtccgAATAGGTACAGGATATTTTAGaacaagaaatttgaaaattggtgtactaattgttatgttgattaaaaaatatcagaacattatgctgccgaaaatatcagaacattattctgccgatgtttgatgaaaaataattaaatatgatttttttaatttcaaatccatattaaacgtaaatatttaaaaaataaataaatttaatgaaaaatataaaaaaatatgtattttttaataattttcccttataagccaaataaattttgatatacgccgaatacaaatttgctaatgcTTTAAACTTGTCCCTTctcatatgcaacaactcttctgaggacaacaaaatctcaatttttcgggaaatccagTTTTCACTTAATTTTGAGATCTGGACCACTGCGGATTGTATTAAACTTCATACCAGAATGATGAATTTTTAAGTAGCTTtttgtgaataaaaaaataattttcagatGGAAAACCACGATATTTCGGAaacttttggtttgattttgaatgtaaaataatcgaacttttgttaaattttctgattttttcaaagcatGTACCAAGGTCAAGAGAAAATCAACTAATTATTTGAGAATCTCCCAAGGGCACCCATCTCTGTGTTTAAAACAAATACGAATTAGAGTAAATATGTGCATCACTTTTGTTTAGTATAGTATTGAAGAGGGCTTTTACGTTTCAACACACATGTTCCCAAAACACCCAAAGTGACGTTGCATGTATCACCAGATCGTGCATCTCCCAAAACCCCATTTAACTCACAAAACGTGATCCACGCGAGCGTTTGCTTTTGGACCCAATTACCACAACGAGACATGCTTTCTCACTTTCTTCAACCGTGCCGCAATTTCCTTCTTAATAACCGCGCGTCACTTTTATTGCGCTGCACTAACTTTTGGTCCCCATCAAACTCTACCTCTTGAAAAATTTCTCTACAAAATATCAGTTTGGATGCTCAAAACGGACGGATCCATCACTTACTTACCCCCCCACCCCCCCCTCAACGGGCGCTTTTGGGTTTGAAAATGATGGATATTGAATGGACTTGGCGTTCAATTACAGATTTACCCCAGTGTGCCCATTTCGGAGGTGCCATCCACGCTGTCAAGGTTTTTGGGCGAACGTTAatcgtttctttttttcttactttcttgTGAAATTGAAAAGCAATCAATATCGTTTGATAGCCGCTTGTTTGGAGATTGTGGCCACTTTCAAGATTTGTTTCAAGTCTAGTTAAAATTGAAGCGAGTTGGGGTTTTACTTCTTTGCTGCACTAAATTCCCATACAACTAATGTTATTGAATGGTTGTTTCAGATTGTACAGGATTCTCCGTCAAACCATCGATCCTCCCTCATGAATTgagaaaaagcgaaaaaaaatggtCAGTGTAAGGTGAAAGTTACAACATCACACCAAAAATGGCGGATCGTCAATCAAACGTCAaacattaaatcaaattttgttgttacagtcgactctccggttgtcaatattcaAGGGACcttcgaggaagagaatcatcagtttacagaacgatgcaaaatgaagactggattgaaaatattgttttcttgatacccatctatgggagagaatcatggcaacgtccagcaaacaaaaacaaactaatgtcaaacactcTTCAAAGCTTcttttcgcaaagaaaaatgtctatgcaagccatgagaaagtgaaattattgacaaccgaaagagattttaaagcaaaaagaatccaatggaccgtcgaggaagagatccttcaagcaagagaaaatatcgaggaatgaagagaattgaagtatgcagattgaagggactgaagaattcatcgaaagatggagcaatattgatatcgagaagattgacagacagagagtcgactgtatcaaTCAATAATAAATTAATTACTGTCAAGGTTGTCAAAAATCATACACACacgttcaaaatcactcagttttcgtcaaaaccagacgactcagaaatgagtaaatagAGCTTATGTCAGATTTGGGCGAGTTTCACACGGCATTAAATTTACTGAATTTCACCAAGATCTGAGTGAAATTCACGCATATTTGACAGAAGctttatttacttatttttgggtaggttcggttttgacgaaatCTTATTGATTTTGAACCTGCATGTACCTTCGACCCCACAAGAAATCAATTTTTGTAGTTTGTAGTGTACGGTCTCTGATCTTGACCACATCACCCACCCCCAGTTCGGCTCGAGTTTGTCCACGGGAAAAATGATTACGAAGACGCCACATGATGACATATGTGCGCGCAGAGAAGGAAGCTGATGTCATAATTATAGCCAGGGAAAAATAATGGCTCCCATCACGGAGAGAGACGAGTCACGTGGGAGATGGGTGGCCATCACTTTGCATTATCTAGGTAGGCTGAAAAGGTAATTTCCCCCAACAACGTCCGTGTGATGAGAGAAGAGTAGGCTGCGGCTGGTGACAGTACTTCATCATCGTCGCAGAATGCGATGATGCTTGAGAAGCAAATTTCCCTCCAGCGCACGCGATCGTGATCATGGTCCCCTAATGGTTGCATTTTGTTGCCATAACGCCGCAGTTTGTCACGAAAAATGATCTGTCAGTCAACGGTGtagggaagagagagagagaggggagcAAAAGGGCACGTTTTCATCTTCCCAACCCGTCCCTCGGTTGATGTTGATTGATGTCGTTGTTtgttggttttaaatttttgattgagCATGAACAATTTGCTTTAATCGCAATTTGAAGACCCCTCGGCGTAATTGTTACCGGTGCATCTGGCAGCACggtttccaaaatttcctcGAAAGTGACAGCTAGTCTGACAAGCCGACATTATGACAGTTTCgtcattttacaaattttgctcGTCTTTCGACATTCTTTCAAACGCAAAATAGCCTAATATCTCGAAATGTCAAAAAGTGCATAACATCGCTAATGATAATCGCGGGCACAAAAAAACATCCCACCAAAAATTATAACCTCAAACCGTACCCCAAAGCCCAAATAATACGAAAGAAATGCAAAACGCTGCTGCAGCTACCGTCAGCTGGTTTGTTACGCAATTTAAAGCCTCACCCCGGCGCCGCCATGGCAACCGCACCGGGGGGTTAgtaaacaaattaataaaattaatttcgaTTGTTCAGAACGGGGGGTCCACCGCACACACGAGTAAAACGTGTACTTTCCTTTCATCGCCGATTGATCTTTATCGCGCGGAGACTATTTTTTAGTGATGAAAAGTGCTGTAATAATGCGAACAATGTCGGCAATTTAAACTAGTTCAAAATTACggtttttttattgcttttctttcttttttcctttcttttctGCAGGCTGGATTACGTCATACCGATGATCCCGCTCGGGCTAAAGGAAACCAAAGAGGTCAGCTTCATGGAACCCTTCTCGGACTTTATCCTGGAGCACTACAGCGAGGACTCGAACGTGTACGAGGACGCGATCGCGGACATTACCGATACGAGACAGGTTGGTATATAGCGAGAGGGTGGACAGACTTTGGGTtagcaaaaaaatgttaagtatTGTCTcggaaaaaattgtaaatttacagCTTTGTGTGATTTCCACAAAagttgaagtaaaattacattaaaatgaGGTAATACTCATccatcaaattttaaaacattcaaaaggtCTTGTGGGGTCATATGGGTTTCTTATGTTAATTGGACTTAtcgaaaaaataatgtgaaattgtaatttcatataaatttaaattaacgaTAGCAGAGCAATTGTTTAAAACAAATGAATCTTTTCGTTAAATTTCTAACGAtagcaaaaaaattttcttgagatttgtttttctcaattctaggatattttgaaaagtattgatttcaaaacaactgtactggtgtcaaatacattttaaatacttttttcgtTCAACTGTTGAAACcatgtacagtcatgcctcggtttatgGGGAAGCacaaccgaggcgtgcataactgaagcacagagctatAGGAGACATTgtctataatcgtatgaaaaatcatataagcataaaaaaattatagtgttttgtaATCAGAatgatggcagctatccattgctattataattacatgaattttttttacaaaatacgtatttttcctgtattttgaaaatgcatttttttctctttaaaaaacctgaaataattgttattgcaatacgggtatcaaatgattgttacatttcgaatgtaatacgatttttttattgaaaatactcataattttcacaaaactacgtattttcgaaaaattactcagatttcagtttttacaaaatgggtatcaaatgatcggaattttttcatacatttcgaatgtaaagacaacattgttgaaaatactcaaaattttcacaaaactacatattttcgagaaaaaaaataatccaagtttcagtttattaaaatatgggtatcaatttatcaaacgatagagtttttcatacattttgaatgtacttcatacatatttgaaaatactcaaaatttcacaaaactacgtattttcgaaaaaatactaaacatttcaactttttacgatatgggtaaaaataactgaaaattttgagtcttgtttcgaaaatacgtatttttgagaaaattttaagtattttcaaaaatttatattattcaattcgaaatgtatgaaaaaaccctgatcgtttgatatccatattgtgaaaatctgtaatttaaatatttttcgaaaatacgtattattgtgaaaattttgagtttttttttttcaaaaaaatgttgtttatattcgaaatgtatgacgaAATTctgttcgtttgatacccatattgtggaaactgaaattttgagtgttttttgaaaataagtagttttgtgatttttttagtattttcaaaaaattgtctttacattcgaaatgtttgaaaaaatcccatattgttaaaaactgaaattttaagtttttttctaaaatacgttgttttgtgaaaatttggagtatcttccaaaaatgttgttattacattcgaaatgtattaaaaaaattccgatcattcgATACAAAtctttcaataacaattttgagtatttttacgaGAAACATggcttttttatgtttgcataaTTTATCATTCGAGTACAGCCAATGTTTCCaatatagccaaaaacccataagctgGCAGCTGAATGAATCAAAACAGGGGCAGTGCAAAatcgaggcgtgcaaaaccgggacatgactgtattttgaaaaactaatgattgcaaaacagctgaactgatataaaatgcattttaaaaccttttttttattctagtgTTGAAAcctgttgaaaccatggcttttcaatttttcatatttttaatttttggaaaaaaaattttttcataaaaacatacatattttacaaatttgtagCACAACTGTAGGAATGTATGAAGCATTGAATTATACCTtgtgtatcatttttatttcaaatttctaaaaaacggTCCTTAATCTTTTCCTTGACCTTGACCAGAACATTGGAACAAAAACTTGCCTTCAACTCAGACACCGTAGCCATGGTAGCacctattatttttgtatttgacaCTTGGTTACTAAGATTTTAAAGCGCACGTCAAATCATGCACAtcaccattgcacagtggtccagatcacaaaattaagtggaacattgattttccgaaaaatggtaaagttttcgagctttggtgtcttctgaagagttgttgcaaatggaaagaggcaacttttggtgtggttgaaaattaaggtggttcactattagggtgattttgaaaatctaacttttcaggaatattttcgggatttttttttgtcttctgaaaagttgttaggcttgccaatccaagcaactttgtcgaagacgccaaaaTTGTATCTTGTAATCTACGCCttttacgaccaaatttatagaaagcatctaagcaaatcttcaaaaatcagttttttgaacgtggcaattcagggttgtgttttaaaaaaagtgctATTGGggacacttttagagctctaaaaaacaaacattttgattgTTGGCAGGTCAATTCGGACTTAAgcgtcaaaagttacagccattttaatgtaaaaaagatgcaaatttcaaacttaaatatctcgaaaaggcgcaagtcaaattttaagcaccaggttgcatttgaaagaggagatttaccagtacaaatgctgaaaaaatctcagggatgtttttatttgaactcgagatatcttcatttgaaaaagtctaattttcaagggaaaaccatatgggaccaccctaacgaaattcaaaatttttccaaatatatggttttccatataattttgcccactgaatctgaatttgccctcagaattgagccaaagtgtcgaaaaatcgagttttggtcatattttgggtttaaatgataattttacatggaagcccaaaatattcccaaaaatcgatttttcgacactttggctcaattctgagggaagTATttgcactagcgtgcacagggtggggcaacatggggcaactgccccaccatcctcagaaatttgttctaaatttggacagggggtgtccacaaatgacgtatttttcaaaacgtctatattattgccccaccttcctctaggagctgggcacgctagtgagtatttgtaaatatcttTTTAATGGTATagataaaaaaatgtgataattGGTTCCAtggttttcttgctattttctcttaaaaataaatattgtttatgAAACCttactttttagcaaaaaaacgaTTTCTTTTAGAATGCATATTGCAAtggtgaaaaaatacaaaaaaaatagtttttaataaaaattttacttaCTTTACAAACGAGCTGTCTCCAGAAGCGTTGCCATCAAACTCGGTTCTGGGccgattccaaaatttcaattccTTCCAATATTCTTAGTTATAATAAAAGAGCAGAAATTTGTTTTAAcatacaatttgtttttttctttaggCCGCAAAAACCCCAACCAGAGACGGCCAAGGCGTGGCGCTGCTGTTCCGCTACTACAACCTGTTGTACTACGTCGAGAGACGATTTTTTCCGCCCGACCGAAGCCTGGGGGTTTACTTTGAGTGGTATGACTCGTTGACCGGTGAGTTTCCTCCAATATCATAAATACCTTGAACAACGTGAACTAACAAGAAATTGTAATCTTTCCAGGGGTTCCCTCGTGTCAGCGGACGGTCGCGTTCGAGAAGGCGTGCATCCTGTTCAACCTGGCCGCCATCTACACCCAGATCGGGGCCCGGCAGGACCGGTCCTCGGAGAAGGGCCTGGACGCGGCCGTGGACAACTTTCTGCGGGCGGCCGGCGTGTTCAAGCACATCTACGACACGTTCACGAACGCGCCCTCGATGGACCTTAAACCACAGGTTAGAGGTTTCTTCAAGCTTGAAATTGTTGCAGGATTTatgaaatactattttttctcAACAGGTTCTGGAAGTGCTGGTGGCACTGATGTTGGCGCAGGCACGCGAGTGCCTCTACGAGAAACTATTACTACAGCTAGAAGAAATGACCAATGTTGATTGCAGTTCGGTATGTACACACATTGATCTTACCGTCAAGCAAAATTTTGACTAAGCTAGCTAGAAATATTGTTGGTTTAGCAAACATTTTGTCTGTCTGACAGtagatgtttttgtttttttccccaGCTCCACCGCAATCTGTCCGGCGAGGCGACCCAGCTGACGCGCGAGTACCAGGAGATCCACCGGATAATCCAGAGCAACGAGGCGCACACCTACCTTCCCGAGTGCTGGGCCGGCCTGGTCCCGCTCAAGTCCGAACACTACCGAGCGCTTGCCCACTACCACACGGCCAAGTCGATTGACGCCGCCCTGCACAGCTTCAAGGCCACCAGCACGCCGTCCAAGGGCAAGCCCCAACCGAAGGGCTTCGGTGGAAGCACGCAAACGCTCACGCGAGACACCTTCATCTACGACGAGTCGTCCCTCGAGGGCGATCTCAACCCGGCGATGCTGAAGAAGGCCCACCTGCGCGAATCGCTGTCTAGTCACGAAGAGGCCGCCCGGCTGCAGCGAATGTGCCGCGAGCTCAAGAACAAGATCGCGCTCACGAAGGTGCTGAACTACGCGCTGGAGAAGACGGCCGAAGAGCTGGAGATGCTGGACCTGGAGCTGGACGGCGCCGGCTACCTGGACGAGGACATCGACCTGATCGACGTGACACTCAACACTACCTCCAAGTACACCATCTCCCTGACCGGCCCGGACTTTACCGCGTACAAGATCGAGGACCCCTTCCGGAAGCTCGGCCCGATCGCCATCTTCTCGGCACGGCGTCACTGGACGGCCCCGCGCTgcatccggctacaaaaaggtGGCAACACGATGCTCATGACCGGCGGCGGAACGCTGGATCGACGTCGCTACCACCACCTCGGAGGAggcggcagcagcagccaaagcagtcacagcagcagcagcggaagcAGCGCCGGAAGTAGCAACGGAGAGGGTGGTCCACGGCAAAAGTGCCAGTGTGGCAACAAGACCAACTACTACAACGACCTGAGGTCGTGCGACGTGTGCTTCAAGAGTGTGTCGAACGCGTCGGACGGGACGGGTGCGGGATCAACGCCGGCGGGGACTACCGGAAGTAGTGCGGGGAGCGATTGTGGCGGGGATGCGAGTAGCGGCGGTGGAAGCAGTGTGCTGGTGGATAACTTTGAGAGCTTTGGGTTCCACGTGAGGGGCGATGCGCCGGTTATGATTTCCAGCGTGGAGATCAACTCGCTGGCGGATGTGAGTATTGTTTTCTGATATTTatttatccagatttttaagcgaagatggcgtcaCGAATGGTGCACACCcagaatgtcaaaatcgcgcagtgttaccaacattcgaaaaaagtgtGGCTGTCagaaccttttctgtcaaaCAGGGccgcaaagtattttttttaatgtttaacaaTTTAGCTGATGCATTTTGGTTGCAAATTTTCtgcatttcgaaaacattttttcaaactattttttttttcaatttcgttgtaaaacaacttacttttcctgtcatctCGAATGAGGAAACGGCccagttttgtgaattttgacagttttgtctTTTGgtcaatttagtaaattttgagaattttattttttttttaattttgtaaattatatttatgttgtcttttttgtctataaaattggaaatatatcagttttgtcttttgtcaattttttagttttgtctaaattttgaaaatttagaattttgtgtattttttttgtaattttgccat
Encoded here:
- the LOC6054819 gene encoding rhophilin-2 isoform X2, whose amino-acid sequence is MGYLQDLQLKGSDPRAATCRGKLQNRRCKLNQEINKELRLRAGAENLYKATTNKKLKDTVALELSFVNSNLQLLKEQLSELNSSMEIYQNEGLDYVIPMIPLGLKETKEVSFMEPFSDFILEHYSEDSNVYEDAIADITDTRQAAKTPTRDGQGVALLFRYYNLLYYVERRFFPPDRSLGVYFEWYDSLTGVPSCQRTVAFEKACILFNLAAIYTQIGARQDRSSEKGLDAAVDNFLRAAGVFKHIYDTFTNAPSMDLKPQVLEVLVALMLAQARECLYEKLLLQLEEMTNVDCSSLHRNLSGEATQLTREYQEIHRIIQSNEAHTYLPECWAGLVPLKSEHYRALAHYHTAKSIDAALHSFKATSTPSKGKPQPKGFGGSTQTLTRDTFIYDESSLEGDLNPAMLKKAHLRESLSSHEEAARLQRMCRELKNKIALTKVLNYALEKTAEELEMLDLELDGAGYLDEDIDLIDVTLNTTSKYTISLTGPDFTAYKIEDPFRKLGPIAIFSARRHWTAPRCIRLQKGGNTMLMTGGGTLDRRRYHHLGGGGSSSQSSHSSSSGSSAGSSNGEGGPRQKCQCGNKTNYYNDLRSCDVCFKSVSNASDGTGAGSTPAGTTGSSAGSDCGGDASSGGGSSVLVDNFESFGFHVRGDAPVMISSVEINSLADLGGIKEGDFIVELCGIDVKWYNHQQVLKLIRNCTNSLDLKVITPMDRNYLKPMASTHSKGSISTLSGSSSGVSSGAPSPTGTTTKNGGIKPRPKLGKNRLSSFTSGSWNPFRRTQSLGKIF
- the LOC6054819 gene encoding rhophilin-2 isoform X3; protein product: MGSDPRAATCRGKLQNRRCKLNQEINKELRLRAGAENLYKATTNKKLKDTVALELSFVNSNLQLLKEQLSELNSSMEIYQNEGLDYVIPMIPLGLKETKEVSFMEPFSDFILEHYSEDSNVYEDAIADITDTRQAAKTPTRDGQGVALLFRYYNLLYYVERRFFPPDRSLGVYFEWYDSLTGVPSCQRTVAFEKACILFNLAAIYTQIGARQDRSSEKGLDAAVDNFLRAAGVFKHIYDTFTNAPSMDLKPQVLEVLVALMLAQARECLYEKLLLQLEEMTNVDCSSLHRNLSGEATQLTREYQEIHRIIQSNEAHTYLPECWAGLVPLKSEHYRALAHYHTAKSIDAALHSFKATSTPSKGKPQPKGFGGSTQTLTRDTFIYDESSLEGDLNPAMLKKAHLRESLSSHEEAARLQRMCRELKNKIALTKVLNYALEKTAEELEMLDLELDGAGYLDEDIDLIDVTLNTTSKYTISLTGPDFTAYKIEDPFRKLGPIAIFSARRHWTAPRCIRLQKGGNTMLMTGGGTLDRRRYHHLGGGGSSSQSSHSSSSGSSAGSSNGEGGPRQKCQCGNKTNYYNDLRSCDVCFKSVSNASDGTGAGSTPAGTTGSSAGSDCGGDASSGGGSSVLVDNFESFGFHVRGDAPVMISSVEINSLADLGGIKEGDFIVELCGIDVKWYNHQQVLKLIRNCTNSLDLKVITPMDRNYLKPMASTHSKGSISTLSGSSSGVSSGAPSPTGTTTKNGGIKPRPKLGKNRLSSFTSGSWNPFRRTQSLGKIF
- the LOC6054819 gene encoding rhophilin-2 isoform X1 is translated as MEDETDQATEMSFSFIRGSDPRAATCRGKLQNRRCKLNQEINKELRLRAGAENLYKATTNKKLKDTVALELSFVNSNLQLLKEQLSELNSSMEIYQNEGLDYVIPMIPLGLKETKEVSFMEPFSDFILEHYSEDSNVYEDAIADITDTRQAAKTPTRDGQGVALLFRYYNLLYYVERRFFPPDRSLGVYFEWYDSLTGVPSCQRTVAFEKACILFNLAAIYTQIGARQDRSSEKGLDAAVDNFLRAAGVFKHIYDTFTNAPSMDLKPQVLEVLVALMLAQARECLYEKLLLQLEEMTNVDCSSLHRNLSGEATQLTREYQEIHRIIQSNEAHTYLPECWAGLVPLKSEHYRALAHYHTAKSIDAALHSFKATSTPSKGKPQPKGFGGSTQTLTRDTFIYDESSLEGDLNPAMLKKAHLRESLSSHEEAARLQRMCRELKNKIALTKVLNYALEKTAEELEMLDLELDGAGYLDEDIDLIDVTLNTTSKYTISLTGPDFTAYKIEDPFRKLGPIAIFSARRHWTAPRCIRLQKGGNTMLMTGGGTLDRRRYHHLGGGGSSSQSSHSSSSGSSAGSSNGEGGPRQKCQCGNKTNYYNDLRSCDVCFKSVSNASDGTGAGSTPAGTTGSSAGSDCGGDASSGGGSSVLVDNFESFGFHVRGDAPVMISSVEINSLADLGGIKEGDFIVELCGIDVKWYNHQQVLKLIRNCTNSLDLKVITPMDRNYLKPMASTHSKGSISTLSGSSSGVSSGAPSPTGTTTKNGGIKPRPKLGKNRLSSFTSGSWNPFRRTQSLGKIF